From a single Candidatus Cetobacterium colombiensis genomic region:
- a CDS encoding TolC family protein, with translation MGKIFFLLFIINFSLFAKTLDVGVILENHSECSQNALEILKEELNKNFAGTNFSPKITEKYYLTNHNIQDGINKLNSNSKIDAVFILTCAPLEKITNLQNNKFYSVPLGFGDKGYNVPKNLNYIYSNLNLNDYLTPFKELNDVSEVDVLISNMNANNLEYLAKHTNIPGIKVNVIRASKENLLNAIDKKVPSFLIDFNEELKPYAYSGLSLEKEFRKRLRAASLNYMFFKTQKNISQIVEVNPPIKDIYLNSEVAAKIDVYPNLIFLQDLSQVNFANVNYPKLTLKGAVKRALNSNLDLLQIKQNVFSNFYNVKVTNSKRLPQLSANMDYAALDDRSPSFKQGSPTNSVNSYLELSQVIFSDQINASVFIEKLALDSSRKAYDQQKLDTIYYVASTYVNILQLKAQFEIQMSNYNLLRETLNIAQINYNVGAGGLQDVYRLQSDVAGALSDISNIKGEIRSQEIYLNNLLNYPQSNSYTYENLNEVSSYFLLNQNLGKNFTFGSERAKKIENFLVHGAINNSNSLKQIDNSIKSKEREYLANSRERYIPTVTAAGNYYKNNVVTPWGQNSNRDFPDEYWQAGINVSLPLISGGEIYYNGKVIQSDLKSLEYSKLSSQSELSKEVLQTYTTLLSNFVQSYTTKISSDVAKKNLNIVKNLYAEGTITITDFLSAQNNTLSQELNHVIENFNLINSTLKLENLYGKSSLTMGEAERKSLLLELQKELGN, from the coding sequence ATGGGAAAAATCTTTTTTTTACTTTTTATTATTAATTTTTCTTTATTCGCTAAAACATTGGACGTTGGAGTTATTTTAGAAAATCACTCTGAATGTTCACAAAACGCTTTAGAAATTCTTAAAGAAGAATTAAATAAGAATTTTGCAGGTACAAATTTTTCACCAAAAATTACTGAGAAATATTACCTTACTAATCATAATATTCAAGACGGAATAAATAAACTCAACTCTAATTCTAAAATTGATGCTGTTTTTATTTTAACATGTGCTCCATTGGAAAAGATTACAAATTTACAAAATAATAAATTTTATTCAGTTCCTTTAGGTTTTGGAGATAAAGGTTATAATGTGCCTAAAAATTTAAATTATATTTACAGTAATCTTAATCTTAATGATTATTTAACACCTTTTAAAGAACTAAATGATGTTAGTGAAGTAGATGTTCTTATTTCTAATATGAATGCAAATAACCTAGAATATCTTGCAAAGCACACAAACATTCCAGGAATAAAAGTTAACGTAATTAGAGCATCTAAAGAAAACCTTTTAAATGCCATTGATAAAAAAGTTCCATCTTTTCTTATTGATTTCAACGAAGAGTTAAAACCTTATGCTTATTCTGGATTAAGCTTAGAAAAAGAGTTTAGAAAAAGATTAAGAGCTGCTTCTTTAAACTACATGTTTTTTAAAACACAAAAAAATATTAGTCAAATCGTTGAAGTAAATCCTCCGATTAAAGATATATATTTAAACTCAGAAGTTGCTGCAAAAATTGACGTATATCCTAATTTAATTTTCCTTCAAGATTTATCACAAGTAAATTTTGCCAATGTTAATTATCCAAAATTAACACTTAAGGGAGCTGTTAAAAGAGCTTTAAATTCAAATTTAGATTTATTACAAATTAAACAAAATGTATTTTCTAATTTCTATAATGTTAAAGTTACAAATTCTAAGAGATTACCTCAACTTTCTGCAAATATGGATTATGCAGCTTTAGATGATAGATCACCATCATTTAAACAAGGATCGCCAACTAATAGTGTTAACTCTTATTTAGAACTTTCACAAGTTATATTTAGTGATCAAATTAATGCAAGTGTATTTATTGAAAAGTTAGCTTTAGATTCTAGTAGAAAAGCATACGATCAACAAAAATTAGATACTATATATTATGTAGCATCTACATATGTAAATATTCTTCAATTAAAAGCACAGTTTGAAATCCAAATGAGTAACTATAATCTTTTAAGAGAAACTTTAAACATTGCTCAGATTAACTATAATGTTGGTGCTGGTGGATTACAAGATGTATACAGACTTCAATCTGACGTAGCCGGTGCACTTTCTGATATTTCTAATATTAAGGGAGAAATTAGATCTCAAGAAATTTATTTAAATAATTTACTTAACTATCCTCAATCAAATAGTTATACCTATGAAAATTTAAATGAAGTTTCTTCTTATTTCTTATTAAATCAAAATTTAGGAAAGAACTTTACATTTGGTTCTGAAAGAGCTAAAAAAATTGAAAATTTCTTAGTTCATGGAGCTATTAATAACTCAAATTCTTTAAAACAAATTGACAACTCAATTAAAAGTAAAGAAAGAGAGTACTTAGCTAATAGTAGAGAAAGATATATTCCTACAGTTACCGCTGCTGGGAATTATTATAAAAATAATGTCGTAACTCCATGGGGACAAAATTCAAATAGAGATTTCCCAGATGAATATTGGCAAGCGGGCATAAACGTTTCTTTACCTCTTATAAGTGGTGGAGAAATTTATTACAACGGAAAGGTTATTCAAAGTGATTTAAAATCTCTTGAATACAGTAAACTATCTTCTCAAAGTGAATTATCTAAAGAAGTTTTACAAACGTATACTACATTACTGTCTAATTTTGTTCAAAGTTATACAACAAAAATTTCATCAGATGTAGCTAAAAAAAATCTGAATATTGTAAAAAATCTTTATGCTGAAGGAACAATTACAATTACTGATTTTCTATCTGCACAAAACAATACTTTAAGTCAAGAGCTAAATCACGTTATCGAAAACTTTAACTTAATTAACTCTACTTTAAAACTTGAAAATCTTTATGGTAAATCATCTTTAACAATGGGTGAAGCCGAAAGAAAAAGCTTACTTTTAGAACTTCAAAAAGAGTTAGGAAATTAG
- a CDS encoding efflux RND transporter periplasmic adaptor subunit: MKNKLLVSMLLVLLLACGKDKSPENTEEVKSVVYEKVEKKEYDVKRSYSGTVNTEALSDLSFRVSGTINNRIAQLGDVVKKGQILATLDPIEYQLSYQQSLSDLDKGNANLAESTANFKRSEALYLENSISKASYDSATANYKSALSSVKALEDAVNLAKVKLDYTMLVAPSDGSIGEVKSEVNQTVSPNTVIFVLNTFGERYVEFNVSQSVVGDLNLGEEVEIEVISLNNLKIKGTITNVGTLSVGYGGTYPVKAKIIDPADTVKVGMTAKVNVTINKPEKVIAVPLTAVLTNPNGEKYVFVVQNLENNVGIVKKRIVTLGDTTEIGVEILSGLENNDIVVTKGSSVLLEDQKVSLLKGAE; the protein is encoded by the coding sequence ATGAAAAATAAATTACTTGTATCAATGCTATTAGTATTACTTTTAGCATGTGGAAAAGATAAATCACCAGAAAATACAGAAGAAGTAAAATCTGTTGTTTATGAAAAAGTGGAGAAAAAAGAATATGATGTTAAAAGATCTTACTCAGGAACTGTAAATACTGAAGCTCTTTCAGATTTAAGTTTTAGAGTATCTGGAACAATTAATAATCGTATTGCACAATTAGGAGATGTTGTTAAAAAAGGACAAATTTTAGCTACTCTAGATCCAATAGAGTATCAACTTAGTTATCAACAATCTTTATCAGACTTAGATAAAGGAAATGCAAATTTAGCTGAATCAACAGCTAACTTTAAAAGATCTGAAGCTTTATATTTAGAAAATAGTATTTCTAAAGCATCTTACGATAGTGCTACTGCAAATTATAAATCTGCACTTTCTTCAGTTAAAGCTCTTGAAGACGCTGTTAATTTAGCAAAAGTAAAACTTGACTACACTATGCTTGTAGCTCCTAGTGATGGATCTATCGGAGAAGTTAAAAGTGAAGTTAACCAAACTGTTTCTCCAAATACAGTAATTTTCGTACTAAACACTTTTGGAGAACGTTATGTTGAGTTTAATGTTTCTCAATCTGTTGTTGGAGATTTAAATTTAGGTGAGGAAGTAGAAATTGAAGTAATATCTCTTAATAATTTAAAAATCAAAGGTACAATAACTAATGTTGGTACACTTTCTGTAGGTTATGGAGGTACTTATCCTGTTAAAGCTAAAATTATAGATCCTGCAGACACAGTTAAAGTTGGAATGACTGCTAAAGTTAATGTAACAATAAATAAACCAGAAAAAGTTATTGCTGTTCCTTTAACTGCTGTTTTAACTAATCCTAATGGAGAAAAATATGTATTTGTTGTTCAAAATCTTGAAAACAATGTTGGAATTGTTAAAAAGAGAATAGTTACACTAGGAGATACTACTGAAATTGGTGTTGAGATTTTAAGTGGTCTTGAAAATAATGATATTGTCGTTACAAAAGGAAGTAGCGTTCTTTTAGAGGATCAAAAAGTTTCTCTTCTAAAAGGAGCTGAATAG